The Kineothrix sp. MB12-C1 genome includes a window with the following:
- the cas2e gene encoding type I-E CRISPR-associated endoribonuclease Cas2e: protein MPMTVVTLTNVPSSLRGDLTKWMQEISTGVYVGNINTRIREELWKRIIDNIKQGQATMSYAKRNEIGYDFMVHNTKREVIYYDGIPLVFLPKELSATPLQQLGFSNAAKFEKIKRARQRRKVISENKSENYVVIDVETTGINAEKDQIIEIAAVKMEGNEMIVFQELVKVEKGLQREISELTGITDEMLANDGKNIAVVLDEFLDFVGGSILVGYNVKFDISFLNAELKKSGNAVLTNKTICLLQEAKRKQKLLRDYKLSTVLKKYDISTEGLHRAYVDVKAEYELAVKLNIF from the coding sequence ATGCCTATGACGGTTGTTACATTGACAAATGTACCCAGTTCGTTAAGAGGAGATTTGACGAAATGGATGCAAGAGATATCTACAGGTGTTTATGTAGGGAACATAAATACACGAATCAGAGAAGAGTTGTGGAAACGAATTATTGATAACATCAAACAGGGACAGGCAACAATGTCTTATGCTAAACGTAATGAAATAGGTTATGATTTCATGGTTCATAATACAAAGAGAGAAGTGATTTATTACGATGGTATACCTCTGGTTTTTTTGCCAAAAGAGTTAAGCGCTACGCCACTGCAGCAGTTGGGATTCAGCAATGCGGCTAAATTTGAAAAAATAAAAAGGGCCAGACAACGCAGAAAAGTTATAAGCGAAAATAAGAGTGAGAATTATGTAGTTATTGATGTAGAAACAACCGGTATTAATGCAGAAAAGGATCAGATTATTGAGATAGCTGCAGTAAAAATGGAAGGCAATGAGATGATTGTTTTTCAGGAGTTGGTAAAAGTTGAGAAAGGACTTCAAAGAGAAATATCTGAATTAACGGGAATTACGGATGAAATGCTTGCTAATGACGGTAAGAATATAGCTGTCGTGCTTGATGAATTCTTGGACTTTGTGGGAGGGTCAATTCTAGTAGGATATAATGTGAAATTTGATATCAGTTTTCTTAATGCCGAATTAAAAAAGAGTGGTAATGCGGTATTGACGAATAAAACGATATGTCTTTTACAAGAGGCGAAAAGGAAACAGAAACTGCTACGGGATTATAAGCTAAGTACTGTTTTAAAGAAATACGATATAAGTACAGAAGGTTTGCATCGAGCTTATGTGGATGTCAAGGCAGAATATGAATTAGCAGTAAAACTAAATATTTTTTGA
- the cas3 gene encoding CRISPR-associated helicase Cas3', which translates to MRIKTNLWGKKKEKDGQYYWLPLEQHLLDTSNVLIQIWNHWLSEGQREFILESISDSEENAGVNLVSFIGLTHDLAKSTPCFALRPSGNNQSADLDKILTENLIRSGFTGLENWSTELSSKSPHALASQVLLDSYGVGEDIASIIGGHHGRTVNDKWEIGVQLEAYTANYYQYDHGGECTENWKKMQRKLFEWALEESGYKNVDALPKIEQPAQVLLQGLLIMADWIASNEEYFPLFPIDKEEEEFQEERLEYGWERWTKTYPWIAECDGSVEEQYSKRFQFHPREIQRAFSESIDKAQTPGIIILEAPMGIGKTEAALLGVEQLAEKGKCSGMFFGLPTQATSDSIFQRIEEWIEKIANETGDNKSIQLVHGKAQFNETFQNLKNAENIYADEGSVVINEWFTGRKTAILDDFVVGTVDQFLLAGLKQKHLALRHLGLSKKVIVIDEIHAYDAYMGEFLYRVVEWLGAYRVPIIILSATLPASRRTRLVETYCRGMGMKKRNIKAEYSDWKETEAYPLITYTDGDRVSQLRDFPLGDTKEVKVELMEEDDLVTILQRTLSNGGIVGIIVNTVKRAQEFAEKLEHIFGRENISVLHSGFLAPHRREKEKQLLNEIGKNAKRPKLRIVIGTQVLEQSIDIDFDAIFTDIAPIDLLLQRIGRLHRHAETIRPENLKAPVVYVMGIQGMAEFEEGTRTIYGDYLLTRTQLVLPEKLVLPEDISRLVQKVYKENPKEELDIPVSIREKYKEMKEKDGSERKKKEKNADVFRLAEPYYPERGSLIGWLKDDIQSDTEEAGLAKVRDGSDSMEVILIKRKEDELYLLDDITNIGGELTPALAKKISQQTIRLPHIFCYKTDDIIKELETRNHAELSYWQDEPWLKGSLGIILDEDNSAELIGYKLHYDKQYGLMVGKEEE; encoded by the coding sequence ATGCGTATAAAAACTAATCTATGGGGTAAGAAAAAAGAAAAAGACGGACAATACTATTGGCTCCCGCTTGAGCAGCATTTACTGGATACATCGAATGTCCTTATTCAAATATGGAATCATTGGCTTAGCGAGGGACAAAGGGAATTTATTCTGGAGTCTATTTCTGATTCAGAAGAGAATGCTGGAGTAAACCTTGTATCCTTTATAGGCTTAACGCATGATTTGGCCAAAAGCACTCCCTGTTTTGCGTTGAGGCCGTCAGGGAACAATCAATCAGCAGATCTGGATAAAATACTGACAGAAAACCTGATAAGATCAGGATTTACCGGACTGGAAAATTGGAGCACAGAATTATCATCAAAATCCCCCCATGCCCTGGCAAGTCAGGTCTTACTGGATTCTTATGGTGTTGGCGAAGATATTGCATCGATTATCGGCGGACATCATGGAAGGACGGTAAATGATAAATGGGAGATCGGGGTACAGCTGGAGGCTTACACTGCGAACTACTATCAATACGACCATGGCGGTGAATGCACTGAGAACTGGAAGAAGATGCAGCGTAAATTGTTTGAGTGGGCACTGGAGGAGTCTGGATATAAGAATGTTGATGCGCTTCCGAAGATTGAGCAGCCTGCACAGGTTCTTCTACAAGGTCTTCTTATTATGGCTGACTGGATTGCCAGTAATGAGGAGTATTTTCCTTTGTTTCCGATAGATAAGGAGGAAGAAGAGTTTCAAGAAGAACGTTTAGAATATGGATGGGAGCGTTGGACCAAGACATATCCATGGATTGCTGAGTGCGATGGTAGTGTTGAGGAGCAATACAGCAAAAGATTTCAGTTTCATCCAAGAGAAATACAGCGGGCATTTTCTGAATCCATTGATAAAGCGCAAACCCCGGGAATTATTATACTGGAAGCGCCTATGGGTATTGGAAAAACAGAAGCCGCATTATTGGGGGTTGAACAATTGGCGGAGAAAGGAAAGTGCTCCGGCATGTTTTTTGGCTTACCGACACAGGCGACCTCTGATAGTATTTTCCAAAGGATTGAAGAATGGATTGAAAAAATTGCCAATGAAACGGGTGATAACAAGTCGATTCAGCTCGTGCATGGGAAAGCACAGTTTAACGAGACATTCCAGAACTTGAAAAATGCAGAGAATATTTATGCAGATGAGGGCAGTGTTGTTATCAATGAATGGTTTACGGGAAGAAAAACTGCCATATTAGATGATTTCGTTGTGGGAACTGTGGATCAGTTTTTACTGGCGGGATTAAAGCAGAAACATCTGGCGCTTAGACATTTGGGATTATCCAAAAAGGTCATCGTGATTGATGAAATACATGCATACGATGCTTATATGGGAGAATTTCTATACCGGGTTGTTGAGTGGCTCGGTGCATACCGGGTACCGATAATCATCCTGTCTGCGACGCTGCCGGCATCGAGACGGACAAGATTAGTCGAAACTTATTGCCGGGGTATGGGGATGAAGAAGCGGAATATAAAGGCAGAATATAGCGACTGGAAAGAAACAGAAGCCTATCCATTGATTACATACACAGACGGTGACAGGGTCAGCCAGCTGCGGGATTTTCCGTTGGGAGACACAAAAGAAGTAAAAGTAGAATTGATGGAAGAGGATGATTTAGTAACAATCCTTCAAAGAACGCTTTCAAACGGAGGAATTGTGGGGATTATTGTAAATACGGTGAAACGGGCGCAAGAATTTGCCGAGAAATTAGAGCACATATTTGGACGAGAAAATATCAGCGTGCTGCACTCCGGCTTTCTGGCTCCCCACAGACGGGAAAAAGAAAAGCAGTTGCTAAATGAAATCGGGAAAAATGCCAAACGCCCCAAACTGAGAATTGTTATAGGAACACAAGTTTTAGAGCAATCGATAGATATTGATTTTGACGCGATTTTTACAGATATTGCCCCCATAGATTTGCTGCTTCAGCGAATCGGACGGCTGCACAGGCATGCGGAAACGATAAGACCGGAAAACCTGAAGGCTCCTGTTGTGTATGTGATGGGCATACAGGGAATGGCGGAATTTGAGGAGGGGACTAGGACGATATACGGAGATTATTTGCTGACTCGCACACAATTAGTTCTTCCGGAAAAGCTGGTGCTTCCTGAGGATATATCCAGACTGGTTCAGAAAGTATATAAGGAAAATCCAAAGGAAGAATTAGATATCCCCGTATCAATAAGAGAAAAATATAAGGAAATGAAAGAAAAAGATGGGTCAGAAAGAAAGAAAAAGGAAAAAAATGCAGATGTCTTTCGTCTTGCAGAGCCTTATTATCCGGAGAGAGGCAGCCTGATTGGCTGGTTAAAGGACGACATACAAAGTGATACGGAAGAGGCGGGGCTGGCTAAAGTTCGGGATGGTTCTGATTCCATGGAAGTCATACTGATTAAGAGAAAAGAAGACGAATTGTATCTACTGGATGATATTACTAACATCGGCGGCGAGCTAACACCTGCTCTTGCAAAGAAAATATCCCAGCAGACCATTCGGCTTCCCCATATTTTCTGCTATAAAACGGATGACATAATTAAAGAATTAGAGACACGTAATCATGCCGAACTTTCTTATTGGCAAGATGAGCCGTGGTTAAAAGGAAGTCTGGGCATCATTCTGGATGAAGATAATAGTGCTGAGCTGATAGGATATAAGCTTCATTATGATAAACAATATGGATTGATGGTTGGAAAGGAGGAAGAATGA
- the cas1e gene encoding type I-E CRISPR-associated endonuclease Cas1e, with protein MDEISGIKKPELQALPRVGDRITFLYVEHAKVNRQDGAITVTDSRGIIRIPAAIVGVLLFGPGTDVTHRAMELIGDTGTSVVWTGERGVRNYAHGRALSHNTKLLIKQAELVSNVRTRISVARKMYQIRFENEDVSNLTMQQLRGREGARVRSIYRKESKATGVPWTGREYDPNDFAGGNPINQALSAAHTALYGLVYSVIVALGLSPGLGFVHTGHDLSFVYDIADLYKADVTIPIAFKIASKLDVNNIGRETRLAVRDAFVDGKIMEKITRDLYKLMGEGEQEVIADLINLWDDKEGLVEHGVSYEEFS; from the coding sequence ATGGATGAGATATCAGGAATTAAAAAACCGGAGTTACAGGCACTTCCGCGTGTGGGTGATAGAATAACATTTTTATATGTAGAACATGCAAAGGTTAACAGACAGGATGGCGCTATTACAGTGACGGACAGCCGGGGTATTATACGTATTCCGGCTGCAATCGTCGGAGTATTGCTGTTCGGACCGGGAACAGATGTTACACACAGGGCCATGGAGCTGATAGGAGATACGGGGACGAGTGTTGTGTGGACTGGAGAACGGGGCGTCAGGAATTATGCGCATGGCCGGGCTTTGTCTCACAATACCAAATTGCTGATAAAACAAGCAGAATTAGTCTCCAATGTCAGAACCAGGATATCGGTAGCACGGAAAATGTACCAAATACGTTTTGAAAATGAAGATGTTTCAAATCTGACCATGCAGCAGCTTCGGGGCCGGGAAGGCGCCAGAGTGAGAAGCATCTACAGGAAAGAATCAAAAGCAACAGGGGTTCCATGGACAGGCAGAGAGTATGATCCGAATGATTTTGCAGGCGGAAATCCAATTAATCAAGCTTTATCAGCGGCTCATACAGCGTTATATGGCTTGGTGTACAGTGTGATTGTAGCACTTGGATTATCACCTGGATTAGGATTTGTTCACACGGGACATGATTTATCTTTTGTTTACGACATTGCAGATTTATATAAGGCAGATGTTACAATACCTATTGCTTTTAAAATCGCATCAAAATTAGATGTGAATAATATTGGAAGAGAAACGCGGCTGGCAGTACGTGATGCGTTTGTAGATGGCAAGATTATGGAGAAAATAACGAGGGATCTGTATAAACTTATGGGGGAAGGAGAACAAGAGGTAATTGCAGATTTAATCAATCTGTGGGATGATAAAGAGGGTCTTGTGGAGCACGGTGTTTCGTACGAAGAATTTTCATAA
- the cas6e gene encoding type I-E CRISPR-associated protein Cas6/Cse3/CasE, protein MYYISRVEIDTGNRRKISELTHLGAYHNWVEKSFPEEFAAGERSRKLWRVDQLKGRSYLLIVSQGEPDMTQLEAYGVPGTGQCKTYDAFLQSLIHGQKMSFRLTANPARAAKQEAQRGKVCPHTTVEKQLEYLEKRAERLGFSLVDYDYQIVQRDFPILRKKGGKSIKLARAIYEGSLIIENAEIFRKTLTEGVGKEKAYGFGMMTVIQ, encoded by the coding sequence ATGTATTATATTTCGCGAGTGGAAATTGATACAGGAAACCGAAGAAAGATTTCGGAACTTACCCATTTAGGCGCATATCACAATTGGGTTGAGAAAAGCTTTCCCGAAGAATTTGCTGCTGGGGAAAGAAGCCGTAAATTGTGGCGAGTAGATCAACTGAAGGGACGAAGCTATCTGTTGATTGTCAGCCAAGGTGAGCCGGATATGACACAATTGGAAGCATATGGAGTTCCTGGCACCGGACAATGTAAAACCTATGATGCATTTTTACAAAGCCTGATACATGGTCAGAAAATGTCATTTCGATTAACGGCCAATCCTGCAAGAGCGGCTAAGCAAGAGGCTCAAAGAGGAAAGGTTTGTCCACACACTACAGTTGAGAAGCAATTGGAATATCTGGAAAAACGAGCAGAGAGACTGGGTTTTTCTTTGGTGGATTATGACTATCAGATTGTACAAAGAGACTTTCCGATATTGAGGAAAAAAGGCGGAAAAAGTATTAAGTTAGCCAGGGCAATTTATGAAGGAAGTCTGATTATTGAAAATGCTGAGATTTTTAGAAAAACCTTAACTGAGGGTGTGGGAAAAGAGAAAGCATATGGTTTTGGAATGATGACCGTAATACAGTGA
- a CDS encoding nucleotidyltransferase domain-containing protein: protein MEEMDKRELDQIVHAIADVVEAEEIFLFGSFAYGAPTQDSDFDLYVVLTDGTERPLRAIQKMNMAIARMDIRSVDILAEESRRFHEKCNAMTLERTVYERGVKLYERNAQLYQSMA, encoded by the coding sequence ATGGAGGAAATGGATAAAAGAGAATTGGATCAGATTGTACATGCAATTGCCGATGTCGTGGAAGCTGAGGAAATTTTTTTATTCGGATCGTTTGCATATGGAGCACCTACCCAAGATAGTGATTTTGACCTTTATGTTGTATTGACCGATGGAACGGAACGTCCTTTAAGGGCGATTCAAAAAATGAATATGGCTATTGCCAGAATGGATATCCGCTCAGTAGATATTCTTGCGGAGGAATCCAGAAGATTCCATGAAAAATGTAATGCAATGACATTAGAACGTACGGTATATGAAAGGGGAGTAAAGCTGTATGAGCGAAACGCACAATTATATCAGTCAATGGCTTAG
- the cas5e gene encoding type I-E CRISPR-associated protein Cas5/CasD: protein MMKTIILKFSGPLQSWGTGSNFETRDTARYPTKSAVIGLIGGALGYRRDETEKIQELNELSFGVRIEQRGTLLKDYHIARSANQTYVTNRYYLQDAVFLTMLSHEDSSWIDTVAKALVSPVFPLYMGRRSVPVDSEFFQGVVENDLLSTIKSYHWQASGWYQKKLSRESKLNRIMLDAYVDAGLLDDSLPPMFQRDRAESFDLMNRNHGFRPVKSMQVEIQTAEMGKDTEHDAFQGIGGV from the coding sequence ATGATGAAAACAATTATATTAAAATTTTCGGGTCCGCTGCAATCTTGGGGAACTGGTTCTAATTTTGAAACCAGGGATACGGCAAGATATCCTACAAAAAGTGCAGTCATCGGGTTAATTGGCGGAGCCTTGGGGTATCGTCGGGATGAAACTGAAAAAATCCAAGAGCTCAATGAATTGTCTTTCGGAGTCCGCATTGAACAAAGGGGCACCTTGTTAAAGGATTATCATATTGCAAGGTCTGCAAATCAGACTTATGTGACAAATCGATATTACCTGCAAGATGCTGTCTTTCTGACAATGCTTTCTCATGAAGATTCAAGTTGGATCGATACTGTGGCAAAAGCACTTGTTTCGCCTGTTTTTCCGCTTTATATGGGACGGCGCAGTGTTCCGGTGGACAGTGAATTTTTTCAGGGAGTTGTAGAAAACGATTTATTATCTACCATTAAATCGTATCATTGGCAGGCGAGTGGGTGGTATCAGAAAAAGCTTTCACGAGAAAGTAAATTGAATAGGATTATGTTAGATGCTTATGTAGATGCCGGTTTATTAGATGATTCTTTACCGCCTATGTTTCAACGGGATAGAGCAGAGTCATTTGATTTGATGAATCGGAACCATGGTTTTAGGCCGGTAAAATCCATGCAAGTCGAAATTCAAACCGCAGAAATGGGCAAAGACACAGAACATGATGCTTTTCAAGGAATAGGAGGCGTATGA
- the cas7e gene encoding type I-E CRISPR-associated protein Cas7/Cse4/CasC translates to MQNNIYVDLHVLQTVPPSNINRDDTGSPKTARYGGVTRARVSSQSWKKAMREYFKEHEDKENLGIRTKKIVHSLAKAIIEKEPSMDESSALKLAEEIFNKAKISTKDQEAKALFFLGGKQRQMLASYGVEHLGDLQAKEIKSILNANQSIDVALFGRMVADAPELNVDASSQVAHAISTHEIAAEFDFFTAVDDLTPDDQAGAGMLGTVEYNSSTLYRYANVAVHELRVQLGDDKDAVIEALKLFVKSFVQSLPSGKINTFANQTLPDALIVSIRSDRPVNLVNAFENPVKSQGGYVTGSISRLKTEFEKIDRFAEESIATFTVGDIEGLGEGKKNLNELLEKVGETIDRLL, encoded by the coding sequence ATGCAGAATAATATTTATGTTGATTTACATGTGCTTCAGACTGTTCCGCCAAGTAATATTAACCGGGATGATACAGGCAGTCCCAAAACTGCCAGGTATGGAGGCGTTACACGGGCCCGGGTATCTTCTCAAAGCTGGAAAAAGGCTATGAGAGAATATTTCAAAGAGCATGAAGATAAAGAAAATCTGGGAATCAGAACAAAGAAAATTGTACATTCACTTGCAAAAGCTATTATAGAAAAAGAACCGTCAATGGATGAAAGCAGTGCGCTTAAGTTAGCGGAAGAGATTTTTAATAAAGCAAAAATATCTACAAAAGATCAGGAAGCCAAAGCACTTTTTTTCCTGGGTGGCAAACAACGGCAAATGCTTGCTTCTTATGGAGTGGAACACTTAGGCGATTTACAGGCGAAAGAGATTAAGAGTATCTTAAATGCGAATCAAAGTATTGATGTTGCTTTGTTCGGACGTATGGTCGCAGATGCGCCGGAATTGAACGTAGATGCAAGCTCACAAGTTGCCCATGCTATATCGACACATGAAATTGCGGCAGAGTTTGATTTTTTCACGGCCGTTGATGATTTGACACCCGATGATCAGGCGGGAGCGGGTATGCTTGGAACGGTGGAATATAATTCTTCTACCTTATATAGATATGCGAATGTGGCGGTGCATGAACTGAGAGTCCAATTGGGGGACGATAAAGATGCGGTGATCGAGGCGTTAAAACTTTTTGTGAAATCATTTGTGCAGTCCTTACCATCAGGAAAAATCAATACATTTGCCAATCAGACGCTTCCCGATGCATTAATCGTTTCTATTCGCTCGGACCGCCCGGTGAATCTGGTAAATGCCTTTGAAAATCCTGTTAAATCCCAGGGCGGATATGTAACCGGGTCTATTTCCAGGCTGAAAACAGAATTTGAAAAAATTGACCGTTTTGCGGAGGAATCTATTGCGACGTTTACCGTGGGTGATATAGAGGGACTGGGAGAAGGCAAGAAGAATTTAAATGAGCTTTTGGAGAAGGTTGGAGAAACTATAGATAGACTGCTATAG
- the casB gene encoding type I-E CRISPR-associated protein Cse2/CasB, which yields MSEGLYKVTERILCKLGERLELSETRAALSRLRNSIGRDISETVEIWPLVFEEVPVEYLSKNGIPTHEENAIVTSLQLYALHQQGRSDSVHKASKNSIGKALHTIRDMDNTALDRRFNSLITSGNFKELTTHLRHLISILKQEADTKIDYAKLAEDFYWYQSSPESANRMRMCWGQDYYFYQVKEKEGEKDAE from the coding sequence ATGAGTGAAGGCTTATACAAAGTAACTGAAAGAATTCTTTGTAAACTGGGGGAACGGCTGGAATTATCTGAGACAAGGGCTGCCTTATCCCGTCTAAGAAATTCTATAGGCCGGGATATTTCAGAAACAGTTGAAATTTGGCCGTTAGTATTTGAAGAAGTACCGGTGGAATACTTAAGTAAAAACGGAATACCTACCCATGAGGAAAATGCAATAGTAACCTCTTTGCAGCTGTATGCACTGCATCAGCAGGGAAGGAGTGACTCTGTGCATAAAGCATCAAAAAATAGTATCGGAAAAGCCTTGCATACTATTAGGGATATGGACAATACAGCATTAGACAGGCGATTTAATTCACTGATTACTTCCGGTAATTTTAAAGAACTGACCACACATTTACGTCATCTCATCAGCATACTCAAACAAGAAGCAGATACAAAAATCGATTACGCTAAATTAGCAGAGGATTTCTATTGGTATCAGAGTTCGCCGGAATCTGCCAATCGCATGCGTATGTGTTGGGGACAAGATTATTATTTCTACCAAGTAAAAGAGAAAGAAGGAGAAAAAGATGCAGAATAA
- a CDS encoding DUF1016 N-terminal domain-containing protein, protein MERDLKKTFPQMSGFSPRNIKYMLKFARCLPYYKIVQQVAAPTPWRTNLKLHCYVVIELKACDFEPGFISQLNMY, encoded by the coding sequence ATGGAAAGGGATTTGAAGAAAACTTTTCCGCAAATGTCCGGTTTCTCTCCAAGAAACATAAAGTACATGCTTAAGTTTGCTCGGTGTTTGCCATATTATAAAATTGTGCAACAGGTCGCTGCACCAACTCCATGGAGAACTAATCTTAAATTACACTGCTATGTAGTCATTGAATTGAAAGCATGTGACTTTGAGCCTGGTTTTATCAGTCAACTCAACATGTATTAA
- a CDS encoding type I-E CRISPR-associated protein Cse1/CasA, translated as MSRFNLLDEKWLMVMTGEKGETEEVSLKELFENAHRYKRLAGETPTQDFAVLRLLLAVLHTVFTRFTATGEGYEWVDVDTDTFQVRKKIDEDDISEYKEDLYATWKTLWKKGEFPDIVNEYLEKYRYRFNLLDETYPFFQFTEIGEPDYPYSATDNGINKLNGKILEGDPRKPRLFMSQYQTELEYSVAARWLLYTNGYAPSKSGNPGKKKKRESTGVAYLGKLGGIYASGKNLFETLLLNLNLPQSACVQKPIWEAEPQINHFQAIPDNLAQLFTYPSRQLLLKADENHKIIEYRLDLAVSNFEYEPNLIIEPFTFWRYDTKLDVGKWKVKEGFVPKRHDPDKYFWQEMQTFSSIEEKNYNPGIIQWLRSLQGDKLVTGLISLNAVAENYIQKDGVVDRQIYDQINENIGLLDKQENGWLTCIAEEIKNTERVIGSTVIRFARDIDKIRNLQNGAAEQKTKTQIFFSIDRRFREWIISISPQDEKKERTREWKTILREEIAKQGGELIQEAGNRDYLGYYTDKNKSKLENIETAYIRFRTNLKRELGVRE; from the coding sequence ATGAGCCGATTTAATTTATTGGATGAAAAATGGTTAATGGTTATGACCGGTGAGAAAGGAGAAACAGAAGAAGTATCATTAAAGGAATTGTTCGAAAATGCTCATAGGTATAAGCGGCTTGCCGGGGAAACACCCACACAGGATTTTGCAGTTTTACGGCTGCTGTTAGCCGTGTTACATACGGTCTTCACCAGATTTACGGCAACGGGTGAGGGCTATGAATGGGTGGATGTGGATACGGACACATTTCAGGTCAGGAAAAAAATTGATGAAGACGATATCTCAGAATATAAAGAAGATTTATATGCGACTTGGAAAACTCTTTGGAAAAAAGGGGAGTTTCCAGATATTGTGAATGAATATCTGGAAAAATACCGTTACCGTTTTAATTTACTGGATGAAACATATCCTTTTTTTCAGTTTACGGAAATTGGAGAACCGGACTATCCCTATAGCGCAACGGATAATGGCATCAACAAATTAAATGGTAAGATTCTAGAGGGGGACCCGAGAAAACCCAGACTTTTTATGAGCCAGTATCAAACCGAGTTAGAGTATTCGGTGGCGGCCAGATGGCTGTTATATACCAACGGTTATGCACCTTCAAAGTCGGGAAATCCAGGCAAGAAGAAAAAGAGAGAATCTACAGGAGTAGCCTATTTAGGAAAGCTGGGTGGCATTTATGCCAGTGGAAAGAATCTTTTTGAAACCCTGTTACTGAATCTAAATCTTCCACAGAGTGCTTGTGTACAAAAGCCAATATGGGAAGCAGAACCCCAAATCAACCATTTTCAGGCGATACCGGATAATCTGGCCCAGCTCTTCACTTATCCCAGCAGGCAGCTGCTTTTAAAGGCAGATGAGAATCATAAGATTATTGAATACAGGCTGGATCTGGCTGTCAGCAATTTTGAGTATGAGCCAAATTTAATAATAGAACCGTTTACCTTCTGGAGGTATGATACCAAGCTGGATGTCGGAAAATGGAAAGTAAAAGAGGGATTTGTACCGAAACGCCATGACCCGGATAAGTATTTCTGGCAGGAGATGCAGACCTTTTCTTCCATTGAAGAAAAGAACTATAATCCGGGTATTATTCAGTGGCTTAGAAGTCTGCAGGGAGATAAGCTTGTAACAGGTCTGATATCACTCAATGCAGTGGCGGAAAACTATATTCAAAAAGATGGTGTGGTAGACAGACAGATATACGATCAAATTAATGAGAACATTGGGTTATTGGACAAGCAGGAAAATGGCTGGCTGACCTGTATTGCAGAGGAGATAAAGAATACTGAGAGAGTCATTGGAAGCACTGTGATTCGTTTTGCCAGAGATATTGATAAAATACGGAATCTACAAAATGGTGCTGCGGAACAAAAAACAAAAACACAGATATTCTTTTCCATCGACCGCCGCTTTCGTGAGTGGATAATCAGTATTTCACCGCAGGATGAGAAAAAAGAGCGCACGCGGGAATGGAAGACCATACTGCGAGAAGAAATTGCTAAACAGGGAGGCGAATTAATACAGGAAGCAGGAAACAGAGATTATCTTGGTTATTATACAGATAAAAACAAGAGCAAACTGGAAAATATAGAAACGGCTTATATTCGGTTCAGAACAAATTTAAAAAGAGAATTGGGGGTGAGAGAATGA